A segment of the Candidatus Neomarinimicrobiota bacterium genome:
AATCGAAGATGGATTCATACGGTCCGTCTTCCTTGCGGACGGCAGCGATATTTTCGGCCGCTTTTAATCCGACATTCTTGATGGCGTTCAGGCCGAAGACCACCGCGTTATCCCTGGGAAAGAAATTTGCCTCGCTGGAGTTGACGTCCGGCGGCAGCACCTCAACACCCATCTTGCGACAATCGTTGGTCAGGATGACCACCCGATCCGTATCGGTCATCTCGCTGGTGAGGTTGGCCGCCATGAATTCCTCGGGATAGTAGGTTTTCAGATAGGCGGTTTTATAGGCGATTTGGGCGTATGCCGTGCTGTGGCTCTTGTTAAATCCGTACTGGGCGAACTTGACGATGTGATCAAAAATTTCTTCGGCCGTCGCCTTTTCCAAACCGTTCTCAACAGCGCCGTCCACAAACTCGGATGCCAGCTTGTCCATCACGTCCTGCTTCTTCTTGCCCATGGCCTTCCGCATAATATCCGCCTTGGCCAGACTGAATCCCGCCACCTGGTGCGCGATCTGCATCACCTGCTCCTGGTAGACGATAATGCCATACGTGTCTTCCAGAATCGGTTCCAACGAAGGATGAATGTACTCGACTTCCGCCTTTCCGTGCTTCCGGGCGATGTAATCGTCTATCATATCCATCGGGCCCGGACGATACAGTGCGTTCATGGCGATGAGGTCTTCGAATGCATTCGGCTTCAGCTTCCGGAGATACTCCTTCATCCCCGAGGATTCGAACTGGAATACTCCGGTGGTATTGCCGTCGGCGAAGGTCTTGTAGACCTTCTGATCATCCATGGGAATTTCATCGATATCGATCTCTATGCCGCGGCTGTCCCGCACCATATCCACGGCATCCTGAATGACCGTAAGCGTGCGAAGCCCGAGGAAATCCATCTTCAGCAGGCCGACTTCTTCCAGGTTTACCATGTCCCACTGGGTGGTGACGTCGCCGTCCGTGGATTTGTAGAGCGGAACGTAATCGGTAAGTTCACCCGGTGCGATCACAACGCCAGCGGCGTGAATGGAGGCGTGCCGGTGCATCCCTTCCAGCACCTTGGAATATTCAATGAGTTTCTTGTGATCGCCGTCCTGCTCCTCTACCTCCTGAAGTTCTTTCACTTGACCGATAGCCTCTTCCAGAGATATCCCCAGCGTATTCGGAACAAGTTTGGCGATGCGATCCACTTCGCCGTAGGACATGCCGAGTACCCGGCCCACATCCCGGAGGACCGCCTTGGCTTTCATAGTTCCGAAGGTGATGATCTGGGAAACGGATTCTCCACCATAGCGATCCCGGATGTATTCGATCACCTCGTTCCGGCGATTGTAGCAGAAATCGATATCGATGTCAGGCATAGAGACACGTTCGGGATTCAGGAATCGCTCAAACAGCAGATCGTGTTCCAGGGGATCGATATCGGTAATTTCAAGCGCGTAGGCAACCAAGCTGCCAGCTGCGGATCCCCGCCCCGGTCCCACCGGGATGTCTTTATCCCTGGCATACTGGACAAAATCCCGGGTAATCAAAAAATATCCGGCAAACCCCATATTCTCAATAATGCCGAGCTCATGATCCATCCGTTCCTGAATCTCCGGCGACATACTGCCGTAACGATCACGGGCGCCCTCCTCGGTCAATTTTCGGAGGTAGCCATCGGCTTCCTTCACATCCTCATCTTCCGGGATTGGGAACTCCGGCAACAACAGGTTGCCCATTTCGATATCCACGTTGCACATTTCGGCGACTTCCGCTGTGCGCTCCATCGCCTCGATATCGTCCGGAAACAGGTCGAACATCTCATCCTGTGTTTTAAAGTAGAATTCCGGCGTCGCGTAACTGATGCGCTTCTGGTCCGTGATCAACTTTCCGCTGCCAATACAGATTAAGGCATCATGCGCGTTGTGATGCTCTTTCCGCATATAGTGACTGTCGTTGGTCACGATCATCGGAATCCCGGTCTCTTTGGAAATCTTTTTAAGCCCCTCGCGAACAATGTCCTCAGCTTCTATGAAGTGTCGCTGTAGCTCCAGGAAGTAATCCCCCTGGAAAATCTCGTAATGCTCCAGAGCCTCTTTCTTTGCGCCCTCGTAGTCATCATCCAGAATCTTTTCTTGCACGCTACCCTTCAGGCACGCCGCAGACGCAATCAGACCATCGCTGTACTGCCTGAGCAGTTCCTTGTCCACCCGCGGGCGATAATAAAACCCCTCCAGATAGCCAAAGGAGACCAGCTTCATCAAATTCTTCCAGCCGGTCTTATTTTTCGCCAGCACTACCAAATGATTGTAACCCCAGCCCCCGCGATTAGTGGTTTTTTTCTCAAACCGGGACTTCTGTGCCACGTACAACTCGCATCCGAAAATCGGTTTGACGCCGGCCTGTTTCGCCTTCTTGTAAAACTGGATTGCGCTAAAGAGATTGCCATGCTCCGTCAAGGCCACGGCAGACATATCATTCTCAACCGCCGCGCCGACGAGATTGTCCACGGAGAATGCGCCGTCCAGCAGGCTGTAATCTGAGTGATTATGAAGATGAACAAATTCTGACATAATTGTATGCTAATCCGTGATTTTTTAGGTTAAAAAGTTCCAACAAATACTGCCAGCAGACCGACGAACATATCAGCCTTTAGGATCTGGCTTAAACGGCGATAGTCTGCAGAGGATTGCGACCGCCACAACTGAACTGTAATGTAGAGTATCGGGACATCGACGCCTACCACCACCATGATCAAATAAAGCGTGTTATAGATGTTCATAAGATAGGGGGCGAGCACTCCAAAAATCAACAGAAGAAATAGACCACTTGAGAAAAATTTTGCTCTGGATTCCCCCACAAGTAACGGTAAGGTTTTTGCGTCCAGTGATGCGTCTCCTTCGGCATCTTCCAGGTCTTTAATTATCTCGCGCCCCCAGGTATACAGGAACCCCATAAACGCCGGAGGCCAAGCTGCCCAGGGATCCCCGAACGCGGCGGCACCATAGACAAACGCGACCCCGATCATCAGTCCCACAACAACGTTCCCAAAGATGGGTTGGCGCTTCCACCACCTGGAGTAGCCAACCAAGAACCCGGCAGAGCCGACAGCGATAGCAAATGCCAGCGATGAAATCAGCGCTGAAGAAACGACTCCGATAGTGAACATGGCGTATGCAAAAATCCGGGCATGAGATCGAGGGATCAGACCAGCAGGCAGAGGTCGCTCGGGGCGATTAATTTTATCAATTTCGTAATCGTAATAATCGTTAATGGCGTTGGCGGCCCCGGTGAAGGTTATCACCGTTATGACCGCACACCACAGTGCCGCCGCAATCCGAAGATCACCGGTAAGGTAAGCGCCCAGGAGAACGCCCAAAATCCCAATCACCACATTCAGCGGACGCGTCAGTTTTATGTAGGCGATTATTCGATTCACAAGGTAAAATATAGGATTTCGCAGCTTGGCAAACAAACGGGAGATGGAAAATAAACGGATATTTTTGAAGGGAGTAGCACTATCAGCCCGACGATGGACTGGCAATGCTAAACATCTTAAAATCCTTAATCAATAAACTCGGGATTCGCCCCATCCCATAGTCGGGAGACTCATGGTGAGGTCAATCTAACGTTGGCTACGAACCCTCGTCAAAAGAGACCCTTTCAGGGTTTACCAACCCTAAAAGGGTCGGCAGAATACAATTTTATCAGTTTTATTAATTTATTTTACGCGGGATTTATACCCAGAAAACTTATGGAATCCCGGCTTGGAATGATTCGATGTGGCGAATTGCGAGACAAAATTGCTGAATTACTCCGGTACGGCTATTACAATCCGATCCTGTTCGTTATAATCTTTAATGATTGAAATATCTGACCAGCCATCATTTGCAAAAAGTTCCCGGATTGCCTCCGACTGATGCGTCCCGCCGATCTCCAGCATGAATCGACCACCATCGGTGATCCACTGGTGCGCATATTTCGCAAAATATTGATAAAATGTGAGTCCTTCTTCACCAGCCACAAGAGCATTTTCTGGCTCATATTTCCGGATGTCCTCCTGTAGACCCTCTATCTCATTATTGGCGACGTACGGGGGATTACTAATGATGAGATCGTATTTATCTGGTGGAGCGGTTTGCAGAATATTCTGCTCCCGGAATTCAATGTGCTCAGCGACGCCATTACGCTCAGCATTACTCCTTGCTACGTCCAGGGCTTCCAGCGAATTGTCCAATGCCGTAACCTCTATTCCCGGAACCAGTTTCCCCAAACTGACGGCGATGCAACCGCTGCCGGTGCCGATATCCAACACCCTGCTTCCGGATGATTCTCTTTCCCTTAACCAATCCACGGCATGTTCCACAAGTATTTCCGTCTCCGGCCGGGGTATCAACACCGATTCATTCACCGCAAATGGATACCCCATAAATTCTGTCTCGCCCGTGATATATTGCACCGGCTCATGGCTGAGCCGTCGCTTCAGTAACGCCTTGAATTCACTGAGTTCTCCAGGTTGAAGCGGCTTTTCGAAATCGGTATACAACTCCACTCGTTCGCAATCCAACACATGAATAAGCAACCACTCCACATCGCTCCGTGGCGCAGGAAATCCCTTTTCTTTGAGGTAATCCGTCGTCCAGTTTATCAGGTCGAGGACGCGCCAGGTTTTTTGTTCTGTGGTAGTTTCGGACATGTTATCTAAGCAGTATTAACTGTTTTTATAGAGACGCTACATGGAGGCTGTGTGAGGTTAAAAAAACTGTCATTCTGAGCGAAGCGAAGAACCTCCTCGTACTTTGCGTCCAACTTTCTTAAATCCCATAGTAATAATGGTATTGAGGAGAAACGACGAGATCCCTCGGCGGCGTCCCGACCAGGTGGGACTCCGCTCGGGATGACACACTTGGTGCTTGGTTTATCATGTAACGTCTCCACTGTACAAATTGGCTATTATGATAAAACTATGGTACCCACTCACACCGCTTCCAGCTTTTCCATGCGGTCGGCGACCTTAAGCTGTTCCAGAATTTCCTTAAGGTCGCCATCCAGAACGCTGTCCAGGTTGTGCGTGGTAAAGTTGATCCGGTGATCGGTGACCCGTCCCTGGGGGAAATTGTAAGTACGAATTTTGGCACTCCGGTCGCCGGTGCTCACCATGGACTTCCGTTGTGCGTCCCGCTGCTGCTGCTGTTCTTCTTCTTTCTTTGCCAACAGACGAGAGCGCAACACCTTCAGTGCCTTTGCCTTATTTTTGTGCTGAGATTTTTCGTCCTGGCACTGGACGACCAGTCCGGTCGGCTCGTGGGTAATTCGGACTGCCGAATCCGTGGTGTTGACGCTCTGCCCACCGGGACCAGTGGAACGATACACGTCGATTTTCAGATCATTGGGATCAATATCCACGTCCACTTCCTCCGCCTCGGGGAGGACGGCGACTGAGGCTGCTGAGGTATGAATCCGGCCGCTGCTCTCGGTCTCCGGGACCCGCTGCACCCGGTGAACGCCGCTCTCGAATTTCATGGTTCCGTAGACACCTTCACCGGCAACCGCAAACACCACTTCCTTGTATCCGCCGACTCCGGTTGGATTGCTGGAGAGCTGCTCAATTTTCCAGCCGCTCTTTTCAGCAAGCCGCCGATACATCCGGTACAAATCCGATGCAAACAAGGCCGCTTCGTCGCCACCGGTTCCAGCACGGATTTCGACAATAGTGTTCTTTTCATCATTGGGATCTTTGGGCACTAGCATCATCCGGAGATCCTGCGCCATCTTTTCCCGCTGTTCCTTCAGCTCGTCCAGTTCGTCGCGTACAAGCTCCTTCAACTCATCGTCATCGCTCTCGAGGATTTCTTCGTCCTCTTCAATCTGATCATTAATTTCCTTAAGCGGCTTGTACGCTTCCACAACCTCTGAAAGTTCGTTGTGTTCCTTGGAGAGATCCCGGAATTTGTTCGTATCAGCGATCACATCCGGGTCGGAAAGCATGTGGGTAATCTCATTATACCGATCCTCCACTTTCTCCAGCTTTTCCAGGAGTTCTGCAAGGTTGTTGCTGTTCATGCCACCGCCTCCGCAACATATTCCTTGCCGGCATACTCTGTATATTCGTCGCCGAATGCATTCTCCAGGGCGGTGATGGCAACGCCAACCTGGCTCTCATCCGGCTCGCTGGTGGTAATCCGCTGGAGCCAGAGTCCGGGTTTGGCCAATCCCCGAAAGAAAATCTTGTCCATATTTGCACTGGTAAGTTTGATAACCTCGTAGGACGCTCCGGCAACTAATGGCAAAAAGACCAGATGGCCAAGAACGCGAATCGGCAGATTGATGGTGCCGAGAACGGCTAGTAATACTGTATCGAGTAGTGCGTACATCAGGATCGCAGAAATCATAACAATGAACAAGAAACTTGTACCGCATCGTGGATGGAAGGTTGTAAATCTTTTGGTATTGTCCCACGACAGATCCAGCCCCGATTCAAAATTGAAGACAACCTTGTGCTCGGCGCCGTGATATTCAAACAGGCGCTTCACGTCCTGAATTTGGGAGATAATGATGAGATACATCAGGAAAAACAGAATTCTGAAACCACCGGAGACCAGATTAAACGCCAGCATCTGTTCTTCGATGTTGAGGACTTTGGTGGTGATCCAGAGCGGTGCCACCAGAAATAACCCAAGAGCAAGCGCCAGGGCAAATACTGTGGTTATAAATGTAGCGAGTTTGCTCTCTTTGTAATCTTCCGGATGGTCTTCCTCATCCTGCATGGCGATATCTGCTGACCACTGAAGGGTGCCCATCCCGAGTTTCATGGATTCAAACAGCGCAACCACGCCGCGGACAATCGGCAACTGCGCCCACCTGAATCGCTGCGTAAGCGGCGTCCACTCGTTTCGGTCAGTGGTAATTGATCCGTCCTTGCGTCGTACGGAGGTGGCGTATCCACCCGGAACACGCATCATTACCCCCTCGATGACTGCCTGGCCACCGACCAGTATAGTGGATTTCGCCATTACCAGCAGCGGCAAAAGACGAAATCGCACCTTATTTCTCTTCGGCTTCAGCGGCGGCTTCTTCTTTCTTGGATTCGGACTTCTTTGCCTCGGCCTTTTTCTTGTCATCCTTCTCTCCGTACCGGGCGCGGAACTTATCGATACGGCCGGCGGAGTCGATCATCTTCTGTTTCCCGGTAAAAAACGGATGGCACTCCGAACAGAGTTCCACCTTCATATCTCCGGATGCCGACCGGGTCTGAAAGGTGTTCCCGCACGAACATGTAACAGTCACCATCTCGTAATCCGGATGAATTCCTTTTTTCATAACCTCTACTCCTTCATTCTTTGCTTAATTCAGTTTTTCCAATGCAGCCTCAATACGATCCAGACCGCGTTCAAGTTCCTCCAATGATGTGGCATAGCTGATACGTACATTTTCATCGGCACCAAATGCGCCACCGGGTACAACTGCTACGTGCGCCTCGTCCAACAGAAAATTTGCCATGTCCAAAGAACTATTCACTGTGTTGTCGTTGTACGATTTTCCAAAATAACCACCAATATTCGGAAAGACATAAAACGCGCCCTCAGGTTTAACGCACGTCATGTTCGGGATATTTTCTATTCGACCAATGATGTAATCCCGGCGCTCCAAATACTGGCTCCGAAACTCTTCCAGGAAGCTCTGTTCCCCGGTCAATCCCTCCAGTGCCGCGTACTGTGCGATGGAGTTTGCATGGGAGGAACTCTGGCTTTGGATTGTAGCCATGTTCTTAATCAACGTCTCATTCCCGGCGGCGTAGCCCACCCGCCAGCCGGTCATCGCGTAAGTTTTCGACATGGACTGAACAGTAATAATCAGCTCCGCGCTCTCCTCATATTTCGCCGGCGAAACTGCCTCCCTTCCAAAGGTAATCCGCTCATAACATTCATCGGAAATCAGATACAGGTCATTTACCAGGCAGAGATCCGTCAATCCACGTACGGTTTCCTCGGAATAAACCATTCCTGACGGATTCGTCGGCGAATTTACCAGAATTGCCCGGGTCTTTTCAGTCATCGCTTCCCGGACCTGCTCGATTTCCGGTTCGAAATTATTAGACTCCTCTGGAGTCACGATCACCGGATTGGCGCCGGTCAGTTTCGCCATCTCCGGGAAAGAAACCCAGTACGGCGAAAAGATAATAATTTCGTCTCCGGGACCCAGAATTGACATCATCGTATTAAACAGTACATGCTTAGCGCCATTGGAGACAATCACCTGATTCGGGCTATACTGCAACCCGTTATCGCGTTTCAGTTTATCGCAAATCGCCTCCCGAAGCGGGTCAATTCCGACGTTTTTAGTATATCGAGTGTGCCCTGCATCCAGGGCCCGTTTGGCCGCTTCTCTGATATGCTTCGGCGTG
Coding sequences within it:
- a CDS encoding DUF1385 domain-containing protein, which codes for MRFRLLPLLVMAKSTILVGGQAVIEGVMMRVPGGYATSVRRKDGSITTDRNEWTPLTQRFRWAQLPIVRGVVALFESMKLGMGTLQWSADIAMQDEEDHPEDYKESKLATFITTVFALALALGLFLVAPLWITTKVLNIEEQMLAFNLVSGGFRILFFLMYLIIISQIQDVKRLFEYHGAEHKVVFNFESGLDLSWDNTKRFTTFHPRCGTSFLFIVMISAILMYALLDTVLLAVLGTINLPIRVLGHLVFLPLVAGASYEVIKLTSANMDKIFFRGLAKPGLWLQRITTSEPDESQVGVAITALENAFGDEYTEYAGKEYVAEAVA
- a CDS encoding geranylgeranylglycerol-phosphate geranylgeranyltransferase gives rise to the protein MNRIIAYIKLTRPLNVVIGILGVLLGAYLTGDLRIAAALWCAVITVITFTGAANAINDYYDYEIDKINRPERPLPAGLIPRSHARIFAYAMFTIGVVSSALISSLAFAIAVGSAGFLVGYSRWWKRQPIFGNVVVGLMIGVAFVYGAAAFGDPWAAWPPAFMGFLYTWGREIIKDLEDAEGDASLDAKTLPLLVGESRAKFFSSGLFLLLIFGVLAPYLMNIYNTLYLIMVVVGVDVPILYITVQLWRSQSSADYRRLSQILKADMFVGLLAVFVGTF
- a CDS encoding DNA polymerase III subunit alpha, which translates into the protein MSEFVHLHNHSDYSLLDGAFSVDNLVGAAVENDMSAVALTEHGNLFSAIQFYKKAKQAGVKPIFGCELYVAQKSRFEKKTTNRGGWGYNHLVVLAKNKTGWKNLMKLVSFGYLEGFYYRPRVDKELLRQYSDGLIASAACLKGSVQEKILDDDYEGAKKEALEHYEIFQGDYFLELQRHFIEAEDIVREGLKKISKETGIPMIVTNDSHYMRKEHHNAHDALICIGSGKLITDQKRISYATPEFYFKTQDEMFDLFPDDIEAMERTAEVAEMCNVDIEMGNLLLPEFPIPEDEDVKEADGYLRKLTEEGARDRYGSMSPEIQERMDHELGIIENMGFAGYFLITRDFVQYARDKDIPVGPGRGSAAGSLVAYALEITDIDPLEHDLLFERFLNPERVSMPDIDIDFCYNRRNEVIEYIRDRYGGESVSQIITFGTMKAKAVLRDVGRVLGMSYGEVDRIAKLVPNTLGISLEEAIGQVKELQEVEEQDGDHKKLIEYSKVLEGMHRHASIHAAGVVIAPGELTDYVPLYKSTDGDVTTQWDMVNLEEVGLLKMDFLGLRTLTVIQDAVDMVRDSRGIEIDIDEIPMDDQKVYKTFADGNTTGVFQFESSGMKEYLRKLKPNAFEDLIAMNALYRPGPMDMIDDYIARKHGKAEVEYIHPSLEPILEDTYGIIVYQEQVMQIAHQVAGFSLAKADIMRKAMGKKKQDVMDKLASEFVDGAVENGLEKATAEEIFDHIVKFAQYGFNKSHSTAYAQIAYKTAYLKTYYPEEFMAANLTSEMTDTDRVVILTNDCRKMGVEVLPPDVNSSEANFFPRDNAVVFGLNAIKNVGLKAAENIAAVRKEDGPYESIFDFVKRVDLRLVNRKVLESLNKAGAMDSLPGNRAQRDQIIESALQFGQRYQAQMDDTQVDLFGTSAGGVESVISTPSLPDTPEWGAQERMKEEKALIGFYLTGHPLQKYEDVLNAFNSIDMADPESVNGKENVRVGGMVSDMKIHYTKRGNKEMAFVTLEGLQGQAELVVFPDTYAETKNILKPDNMIFIEGRLSDQNRDDDEIKLIASKIIPLEQAQEKFAKNLHISVEVDKMKVTDVEDLKRLTARFDGDCGLLFHINTATQNTRIVRANSFTINPDQQLISRLRNRFGTENVWFD
- a CDS encoding pyridoxal phosphate-dependent aminotransferase, translated to MRFADRIERIQPSMTMAMKDKATTLRNQGVDVVDLGAGEPDFDTPKHIREAAKRALDAGHTRYTKNVGIDPLREAICDKLKRDNGLQYSPNQVIVSNGAKHVLFNTMMSILGPGDEIIIFSPYWVSFPEMAKLTGANPVIVTPEESNNFEPEIEQVREAMTEKTRAILVNSPTNPSGMVYSEETVRGLTDLCLVNDLYLISDECYERITFGREAVSPAKYEESAELIITVQSMSKTYAMTGWRVGYAAGNETLIKNMATIQSQSSSHANSIAQYAALEGLTGEQSFLEEFRSQYLERRDYIIGRIENIPNMTCVKPEGAFYVFPNIGGYFGKSYNDNTVNSSLDMANFLLDEAHVAVVPGGAFGADENVRISYATSLEELERGLDRIEAALEKLN
- the rpmE gene encoding 50S ribosomal protein L31, which codes for MKKGIHPDYEMVTVTCSCGNTFQTRSASGDMKVELCSECHPFFTGKQKMIDSAGRIDKFRARYGEKDDKKKAEAKKSESKKEEAAAEAEEK
- the prmC gene encoding peptide chain release factor N(5)-glutamine methyltransferase encodes the protein MSETTTEQKTWRVLDLINWTTDYLKEKGFPAPRSDVEWLLIHVLDCERVELYTDFEKPLQPGELSEFKALLKRRLSHEPVQYITGETEFMGYPFAVNESVLIPRPETEILVEHAVDWLRERESSGSRVLDIGTGSGCIAVSLGKLVPGIEVTALDNSLEALDVARSNAERNGVAEHIEFREQNILQTAPPDKYDLIISNPPYVANNEIEGLQEDIRKYEPENALVAGEEGLTFYQYFAKYAHQWITDGGRFMLEIGGTHQSEAIRELFANDGWSDISIIKDYNEQDRIVIAVPE
- the prfA gene encoding peptide chain release factor 1 → MNSNNLAELLEKLEKVEDRYNEITHMLSDPDVIADTNKFRDLSKEHNELSEVVEAYKPLKEINDQIEEDEEILESDDDELKELVRDELDELKEQREKMAQDLRMMLVPKDPNDEKNTIVEIRAGTGGDEAALFASDLYRMYRRLAEKSGWKIEQLSSNPTGVGGYKEVVFAVAGEGVYGTMKFESGVHRVQRVPETESSGRIHTSAASVAVLPEAEEVDVDIDPNDLKIDVYRSTGPGGQSVNTTDSAVRITHEPTGLVVQCQDEKSQHKNKAKALKVLRSRLLAKKEEEQQQQRDAQRKSMVSTGDRSAKIRTYNFPQGRVTDHRINFTTHNLDSVLDGDLKEILEQLKVADRMEKLEAV